Below is a genomic region from Burkholderia pseudomultivorans.
GGTACGCGCTCGTGCGCACGAGGCCCGCCGGCAGCGCGGCGTCGCCGCCGAGGCCCGCGTCCAGCGCGTCGACGGACGGCGCGGTGCCGCCGGCCGCCTGCGCGAAGACCGCGAGCAGCGCGGCGAGATCGTCGCGCGTCGTCGTTTCGTCGACCGACACGCCGACCTGCGTGTCGCTGACGCGGCGCAGGTTGATGCGCTGCGCGGCGGCGAACTGATGGACCTGCGCGGTGCGCGCGCCGGTGTCGATCGTCAGCGTGTCGAAGAAGGTGTCGTTGACGATCGGGAAGCCGAGCTGCTTCACGCCGGCGGCGACCAGCGCCGCGACGCGGTTCACGCGCAGCGCGATCGTCTTCAGGCCGTGCGGGCCGTGGTAGACCGCGTACATGCTTGCCATGATCGCGAGCAGCGCCTGCGCGGTGCAGACGTTCGACGTCGCCTTCTCGCGGCGGATGTGCTGCTCGCGCGTCTGCAGCGCGAGGCGCAGCGCGGGCTTGCCCTGCGCGTCGACGGTCACGCCGACGAGGCGGCCCGGCATCTGGCGCTTGAACTCGTCGCGCACGGCCATGTAGGCGGCGTGCGGGCCGCCGAAGCCCATCGGCACGCCGAAGCGCTGCGTGTTGCCGACCGCGACGTCCGCGCCCCATTCGCCGGGCGGCGTCAGCAGGGTCAGCGCGAGCAGGTCGGCCGCGACGACGACATGGCCGCCGGCCGCGTGGATCGCTTCGGTCAGTGCGCGGTAGTCGCGCACGTCGCCGTTCACGCCCGGGTATTGCAGCAGCACGCCGAACGCGTTCGACTGCGCGGCATCGGCGGCCGGGCCGGTCTTGACCTCGATGCCGACCGGCAGCGCGCGCGTGCGGATCACTTCGAGCGTTTGCGGCAGCACGTCGTCGGCGACGTAGAACACGTTCGACTTCGGCTTGCCGGCGCGCTGCAGCAGCGTCATCGCCTCGGCCGCGGCGGTCGCCTCGTCGAGCAGCGACGCGTTCGAGATCGCGAGGCCCGTGAGGTCGGTCACCATTTGCTGGAAGTTCAGGAGCGCCTCGAGGCGACCCTGGGAAATTTCGGGCTGGTACGGCGTATAGGCCGTGTACCACGCCGGGTTTTCGAGCACGTTGCGCAGGATCACGGCCGGCGTATGCGTGTCGTAATAGCCCTGGCCGATATAGGAGCGGAACACCTGGTTCTTGTCCGCGAGCGCGCGCAGTGCGGCGAGCGCTTCGGCCTCGCTCTTCGGCTGCGCGAACGGGCCGAGCGGCAGCGTTTCGGCGCGGCGGATCGAGGCCGGGATCACGGCGTCGATCAGCGCGGCGCGCGACGCGAAGCCGAGCGTGTCGAGCATGGCCTGCTGGCTGGCGGCGTCGGGGCCGATGTGGCGTTCGGCGAACGCGTCGTGCGTTTCGAGCGCGGCGAGCGAGAGGGGCGTGCGGTTCATCAGGCGGTCCGGGTGTTCGAGCTTCATGGCGTTCCTATGTCGACCCGAGGGCGCGCGTCGGCGCGTTCGGGCCCCATGCTGTGCGGTCGACCGGCGCTGGCGCCAGCGCCGGTCGCGCGCGGGACCGGACGGCCGGCTCCGCGCAGTTCGGGGAATAAAGTCAGTCGATCAGCTTGCCGTAGGCTGCGGCGTCGATCAGCTTGTCGGTCGATGCGCCGTCCGCGAGCTTGATCTTGAACAGCCAGCTCGCGTAGGCGTCGCTGTTGACTGCGTCGGGCGTGTCGACGATGGCTTCGTTGATCGCGACGACTTCGCCGGACACCGGCGAGTAGATGTCGGATGCCGCCTTCACCGACTCGACGACGCCGACCGCGTCGCCCGCCGTCACCTGCTTGCCGACTTCCGGCAGTTCGAGGAAGACGATGTCGCCGAGCGTGCTCTGCGCGTGATCGGTGATGCCGACCGTCAGCGTGCCGTCTGCTTCGGTGCGGATCCACTCGTGTTCGTCGGTGTACTTCAGATCGGCCGGGACGTTGCTCATCGGATGCTCCTGGATAAAAGTGTGTGATTCGTTCTGCTGGCGCGCCGCGCGGACGCGCCGGATGTAAGGTTCGCCGGGCGCCATCTCCCGGCTTGCCGGGAGGCGGCCTCCCGGTCGTTACGCAGCGAGGACCTTGCCGTTGCGCACGAACGGCAGTTTTACCACGCGCGCGGGAAGTTGCTTGTCACGAATCTGCACATGGACCGTGTCGCCGACCTGGACGGCCGCCGGCACGCGCGCAAACGCGATCGATTCCTGCATCGACGGCGAGAACGTGCCGCTCGTGATCTCGCCTTCGCCGTGCGGCGTGACGACCTTCTGGTGCGCGCGCAGCACGCCGCCCGCCTTGCCGTTTTCCTTCTGCAGGATCAGGCCGACGAACGCGGCGCGCGAGCCGTCGCGCTCGAGCGCGGCGCGGCCGACGAAGTCGCGCGGCGCCGACAGGTCGACCGTCCACGCGAGGCCCGCGTCGAGCGGCGAGACGGTGTCGTCCATGTCCTGGCCGTACAGGTTCATGCCGGCCTCGAGGCGCAGCGTGTCGCGCGCGCCGAGCCCGCACGGGCGCACGCCGTTTTGCTGCAGCGCGTTCCACAGCGCCTCGACGTGTACGGCCGGGACGATGATCTCGAAGCCGTCCTCGCCCGTGTAGCCGGTGCGCGCGACGGTGAGGTCGCCGAACGGCGTGCCGGCGACCTGCGCGGCGTTGAACGGCTTCAGCTCGCTCGTCGCGGCGCGCGCGGCCGGAATCGTCGTCCAGGTCTTTTCACGGGCGTTCGGGCCCTGCACGGCGACGATCGCGAAATCGCGGCGCGGCGCGATCGTCACGCCGTAGCCGCCCTGTTCGTTGAGCTGGTTGAACCACGCGATGTCCTTGTCGGCGGTGCCGGCATTGACGACGACGCGGAAGAAGTCTTCGGTGAAGTAATAGACGATCAGGTCGTCGATGACGCCGCCCTGCGGATTGAGCAGGCACGAGTAGAGCGCCTTGCCGGGCGTCTTGAGCTTGCCGACGTTGTTCGCGATCGCGTGCTCGAAGAAGGCGCGCACGCGGCTGCCGGTGAAATCGACGACGCACATGTGCGACACGTCGAACATGCCGGCGTCGGTGCGCACGGCTTCGTGTTCTTCGATCTGCGAGCCGTAGTTGACGGGCATGTCCCAGCCGCCGAAGTCGACCATGCGGGCATTGAGCGCGCGGTGCGCGGCGTTGAGCGGGGTATGTTTCAGTGCAGTCATCGAGGCCTCAGGCAAGGCGCTTGCGCGCGGATCAGAACGGCCATGTGCCGACCGCCGCGGCCGCGAGCCGGCGAGCGATCCTGTACATGCCCCTCTGTCCTCGATACCTGAGAGATTGCGCTGCGGGCAAAGCCCGGCGAACGCGCGCCCCTTCGGTGGGCAGCCTGCCCGCGCCGCATCGGCGCAGCGGGCTACTGCCGCTCTCCAGAGTGCGGGGAGTGCGGCCCGCGCAATGCGCGGACGGCGTTCCCCGACGCGGTCGGTCCTTTTGCCTGAGAGTTTGCGGGTGTGCCCCTTCGGCGGCGCGACCGGCGTTCAACAACGCGGTCACACGCTCTCCCGACGCGTGCGGGCGACTGTACGCGAGCGGCCCGGCCTTGTCAATTTGGGCAAAAGAATGTCGCTTCGCGACAAGCGGCGGCAGGGCGCCGCCGCTTTTTTCGTCGCCGGCGAGCGCCGGCCTTACTCGCCGATCGCGCGCGCGGCCGTGTCGAGTTCCTGGTTCAGCACGCGCTGCTCGTCGCCGGACAGGCCGCCGCCGTGCTGCGCCGACATGTCGTTCGATTCCTGGCGGATCACGTCGAGGCGATGGTGCAGCTGCGCGCCGTACGGCGGCGGGTAGTAGCCGCCGTTGACGCGGGCGTCGATCCGGCGATGCAGGTTGTCGATCCGGCCCTGGATCTGTTGCATCCGCTCGTTCGCGACCACTTGCGGATTCGGCCGCGGCGGCGGCGGCCGGACCGGTTGCTGCGGCTGCACGATACACGCCGCGAGCGAGGAAACCAGGGCGCAGCATGCTGCCGCGCGAATCAACCGTTGCATCACATTCTCCTGACGGTTTGGGTGTCGGATCGACTTTTTGAGAAACGCGTCAGACCGGTCGGCCGCTGACTTTCGTTCCGCGCCATTTGTAACGGAATGTTCGGGATGGGCGCGCCCGCGCCGCCGGACGGGCCGGCGACGGCCTGCGGGATTCGCAGGCGGCCGGCCGCGACCGGCGTTCGCTCAGACCGTGCGGCGCACGAACGGCAGCCGGCGGCCTTCGTGTTCGCTCTGCGCGGCGAGCTCGATGATCGTCATCACGTCGACGGCGTCCTGCGGCGTAATCGGGAACGGCGCGCCGTCGCGGATCGACGCGGCGAGCGCGCGATAGAACTCCGCATACTGGCCGTCGAGCGTCGGCACCGGGCGTTCGAGCTCGACTTCGCCGTCGAGCACGCGCAGCAGGCCGGGCGGGTTGCCGCCGCCGAATTCGACATCGTCCGGCGTCAGGCCGGCCTTCAGCTGGTCTTCCTGCGTGTCGAGCCCGAACTTCTGGTAGCTGCCGCGCGTGCCGTGCAGCGTGAAGCGCGCAGGCTCGATCGCCGACAGCGCGCTCGCGTGCAGCGTGACGTCCTTGTCCGGATAGCCGAGCAGCAGGTGCACGAAGTCGGGCGCCGCACCGTTGTCGCGGCGCGTCTTGACGGTCGCGCTGACGGTGTCGGGCAGGCCGAACAGCGCGAGCGCCTGGTCGATCAGGTGCGGGCCGAGGTCGAGCAGCAGGCCGCCGCCGCGCGCCGGCTCCTCGCGCCAGCGCGTGCGCGGCGTCGGCCGGAAGCGGTCGAAGTGCGAGACGAACGCGGT
It encodes:
- the gcvP gene encoding aminomethyl-transferring glycine dehydrogenase — protein: MKLEHPDRLMNRTPLSLAALETHDAFAERHIGPDAASQQAMLDTLGFASRAALIDAVIPASIRRAETLPLGPFAQPKSEAEALAALRALADKNQVFRSYIGQGYYDTHTPAVILRNVLENPAWYTAYTPYQPEISQGRLEALLNFQQMVTDLTGLAISNASLLDEATAAAEAMTLLQRAGKPKSNVFYVADDVLPQTLEVIRTRALPVGIEVKTGPAADAAQSNAFGVLLQYPGVNGDVRDYRALTEAIHAAGGHVVVAADLLALTLLTPPGEWGADVAVGNTQRFGVPMGFGGPHAAYMAVRDEFKRQMPGRLVGVTVDAQGKPALRLALQTREQHIRREKATSNVCTAQALLAIMASMYAVYHGPHGLKTIALRVNRVAALVAAGVKQLGFPIVNDTFFDTLTIDTGARTAQVHQFAAAQRINLRRVSDTQVGVSVDETTTRDDLAALLAVFAQAAGGTAPSVDALDAGLGGDAALPAGLVRTSAYLTHHVFNRHHSETEMLRYLRSLSDKDLALDRSMIPLGSCTMKLNATSEMLPVTWPEFGRIHPFAPADQTVGYREMIDQLEQMLVAATGYAAVSLQPNAGSQGEYAGLLIIHAYHASRGEGHRDVCLIPASAHGTNPASAHMAGMKVVVVACDAQGNVDIADLKAKAEQHSANLAAIMITYPSTHGVFEQNVREICEIVHAHGGQVYVDGANMNAMVGLTAPGQFGGDVSHLNLHKTFCIPHGGGGPGVGPVAVGAHLAKFLPNQRSTGYTREEHGIGAVSAAPYGSASILPISWMYIAMMGAKNLTAATETAILNANYIAKRLAPHYPVLYSGPGGLVAHECILDLRPIKESSGISVDDVAKRLMDYGFHAPTMSFPVPGTLMVEPTESESQEELDRFIAAMIAIRDEIRAVEEGRADREDNPLRHAPHTAAVVTANEWPHAYTREQAAYPVASLGTNKYWPPVGRADNAYGDRNLFCACVPMSDYA
- a CDS encoding oxidoreductase produces the protein MSSLLRIGLMGFGFAGATFHAPVIAASGRTEVAAIATGQPDRARAAYPGARVVADLDTLLGLDDIECVVIATPNDTHFALARQVLEAGRHVVVDKPVTLTADEALALARLANARSRLFAPFHNRRWDGDFLTVRRIVEAGELGRLTAFVSHFDRFRPTPRTRWREEPARGGGLLLDLGPHLIDQALALFGLPDTVSATVKTRRDNGAAPDFVHLLLGYPDKDVTLHASALSAIEPARFTLHGTRGSYQKFGLDTQEDQLKAGLTPDDVEFGGGNPPGLLRVLDGEVELERPVPTLDGQYAEFYRALAASIRDGAPFPITPQDAVDVMTIIELAAQSEHEGRRLPFVRRTV
- the gcvH gene encoding glycine cleavage system protein GcvH; its protein translation is MSNVPADLKYTDEHEWIRTEADGTLTVGITDHAQSTLGDIVFLELPEVGKQVTAGDAVGVVESVKAASDIYSPVSGEVVAINEAIVDTPDAVNSDAYASWLFKIKLADGASTDKLIDAAAYGKLID
- the gcvT gene encoding glycine cleavage system aminomethyltransferase GcvT gives rise to the protein MTALKHTPLNAAHRALNARMVDFGGWDMPVNYGSQIEEHEAVRTDAGMFDVSHMCVVDFTGSRVRAFFEHAIANNVGKLKTPGKALYSCLLNPQGGVIDDLIVYYFTEDFFRVVVNAGTADKDIAWFNQLNEQGGYGVTIAPRRDFAIVAVQGPNAREKTWTTIPAARAATSELKPFNAAQVAGTPFGDLTVARTGYTGEDGFEIIVPAVHVEALWNALQQNGVRPCGLGARDTLRLEAGMNLYGQDMDDTVSPLDAGLAWTVDLSAPRDFVGRAALERDGSRAAFVGLILQKENGKAGGVLRAHQKVVTPHGEGEITSGTFSPSMQESIAFARVPAAVQVGDTVHVQIRDKQLPARVVKLPFVRNGKVLAA